One region of Pyramidobacter sp. YE332 genomic DNA includes:
- the citF gene encoding citrate lyase subunit alpha → MLNAVGREIPEELIAQGWKPYAGAYARDGRYIKKQGPRTRICEKPRESKIVASIREAILACGLKDGMTVSFHHHFRDGDFVVNMVMKEIVALGLKDITIAASSLGSAHDPVARYIEDGVVTGLQTSGIRGRMGEVVSRGKLKTPAILRSHGGRVRAIEEGDVHIDVAFIGSPTSDEYGNCRAVGGKSDCGVLSYAVVDSEYADKVVVITDTLVPYPNFPASIHGVNVDYVVKVDEIGDPKKIASAAARMTQNPRDLMMAEATAKVMAATPWFKDGFSFQTGAGGPSLAVNRFIEPLMRERGIKMSFAIGGIAGPICELQRKGLVGCVVDTQDFDTGAIDDIRTNPRHYEISAGEYANPANKGAFVNKLDFVILAALEVDVDFNVNVITGSDGVLRGAPGGHPDTAAGAKCTVIVTPLTRGRMATVCERVVTVTTPGECVDVVVTDYGVAVNPRRQDIVDCLDRAGVKHVSIKELQEKAYALVGRPDPLQWNDKVVAILEARDGTILDVVREIKPYERS, encoded by the coding sequence ATGCTGAACGCAGTCGGCCGGGAAATTCCCGAAGAACTGATCGCTCAGGGTTGGAAACCTTACGCGGGCGCTTACGCCCGCGACGGCCGGTACATAAAAAAACAGGGCCCGCGCACGCGCATCTGCGAAAAGCCGCGGGAAAGCAAAATCGTCGCCTCCATCCGCGAGGCCATCCTAGCGTGCGGGCTCAAGGACGGCATGACCGTCTCCTTCCATCACCACTTCCGCGACGGCGACTTTGTCGTCAACATGGTCATGAAGGAGATCGTCGCCCTCGGCCTCAAAGACATCACCATCGCCGCCTCCAGCCTGGGCTCGGCTCACGATCCCGTGGCCCGCTACATCGAAGACGGCGTCGTCACCGGCCTTCAGACCAGCGGCATCCGCGGGCGGATGGGCGAAGTGGTGTCCCGCGGCAAGCTGAAGACGCCCGCGATCCTGCGCAGCCACGGCGGCCGCGTGCGCGCCATCGAGGAGGGCGACGTGCACATCGACGTGGCCTTCATCGGTTCTCCCACGTCCGACGAGTACGGCAACTGCCGCGCCGTCGGCGGCAAGAGCGACTGCGGCGTGCTCTCCTACGCCGTCGTCGATTCGGAATACGCCGACAAGGTCGTCGTCATCACCGACACGCTCGTGCCCTACCCCAACTTTCCCGCTTCGATCCACGGCGTCAACGTGGACTACGTGGTAAAAGTCGACGAGATCGGCGATCCGAAAAAGATCGCCTCCGCCGCCGCGCGCATGACCCAAAATCCCCGCGATCTGATGATGGCCGAGGCCACCGCCAAAGTCATGGCCGCCACGCCGTGGTTCAAAGACGGCTTCAGCTTCCAGACCGGCGCGGGCGGCCCCTCGCTGGCCGTGAACCGTTTCATCGAGCCGCTCATGCGCGAGCGCGGCATCAAAATGAGCTTCGCCATCGGCGGCATCGCCGGCCCCATCTGCGAGCTGCAGCGCAAGGGGCTCGTGGGCTGCGTCGTCGATACGCAGGATTTCGACACCGGCGCCATCGACGACATCCGCACCAATCCCCGCCATTACGAGATCAGCGCCGGCGAATACGCCAACCCCGCCAACAAAGGCGCCTTCGTCAACAAGCTCGACTTCGTCATCCTCGCCGCGCTGGAAGTTGACGTCGACTTCAACGTCAACGTCATCACCGGCTCCGACGGCGTGCTGCGCGGCGCGCCCGGCGGCCATCCCGACACCGCCGCCGGCGCCAAATGCACCGTCATCGTCACGCCGCTGACCCGCGGCCGCATGGCCACCGTCTGCGAGCGCGTCGTCACCGTCACCACCCCCGGCGAGTGCGTCGACGTCGTCGTCACCGATTACGGCGTCGCCGTCAACCCCAGACGGCAGGACATCGTCGACTGCCTCGACCGCGCCGGCGTCAAGCACGTGAGTATCAAAGAGCTCCAAGAAAAAGCCTACGCGCTCGTCGGCCGCCCCGATCCGCTGCAATGGAACGACAAAGTCGTCGCCATCCTCGAAGCCCGCGACGGCACGATCCTCGACGTCGTGCGCGAGATCAAGCCGTACGAAAGATCGTAA
- a CDS encoding aldolase/citrate lyase family protein: MIPRPKPEKFRLRRTMMFMNAQKPGLIKDAYIYGADSIMLDLEDAVAENQKDAARFSLYHALKTVDYGDTEVLVRINGLDTPHWREDVRVAVAGGADGIRIAKTESAADVQTVDAAVTEAEREFGVEEGRTLLMAAIESPKGVLNAYEICTASPRLFGIALSGGDYRKCMQVKPVPGGIEMLAARGQMLIAARAAGVQCFDTVFTDLDDEAGFRAEMQQNKDMGFDGKSLINPRQIRIVHEMLAPTPQEIAAAETLVKAYRENAAKGVGVFTINGKMIDIAFVPGAERVIALAKASGVYEGEL; encoded by the coding sequence ATGATCCCCCGCCCGAAACCGGAAAAGTTCCGCCTGCGCCGCACGATGATGTTCATGAACGCGCAGAAGCCCGGACTGATCAAGGACGCGTATATTTACGGAGCCGACTCGATCATGCTCGACCTCGAAGACGCGGTGGCCGAGAACCAGAAGGACGCGGCGCGCTTTTCGCTTTATCACGCGCTGAAAACCGTCGATTACGGCGACACGGAAGTGCTCGTGCGCATCAACGGCCTCGACACGCCGCACTGGCGCGAGGACGTGCGCGTCGCTGTGGCCGGAGGCGCCGACGGCATCCGCATCGCCAAGACCGAAAGCGCCGCCGACGTGCAAACCGTGGACGCCGCCGTGACCGAAGCCGAGCGCGAGTTCGGCGTCGAAGAGGGACGCACGCTGCTGATGGCCGCCATCGAAAGCCCCAAGGGCGTGCTCAACGCTTACGAGATCTGCACCGCTTCGCCCCGCCTGTTCGGCATCGCCCTTTCCGGCGGCGACTACCGCAAGTGCATGCAGGTCAAGCCGGTCCCTGGCGGTATCGAGATGCTCGCCGCCCGCGGCCAGATGCTGATCGCCGCCCGCGCCGCCGGCGTGCAGTGCTTCGACACCGTCTTCACCGATCTCGACGACGAGGCGGGCTTCCGCGCCGAAATGCAGCAGAACAAGGACATGGGCTTCGACGGCAAGTCGCTGATCAATCCCCGGCAGATCCGCATCGTCCACGAGATGCTGGCGCCGACGCCGCAGGAGATCGCCGCCGCCGAGACGCTCGTCAAAGCCTATCGCGAAAACGCCGCCAAAGGCGTCGGCGTGTTCACCATCAACGGCAAAATGATCGACATCGCCTTTGTGCCCGGCGCCGAGCGCGTCATCGCGCTCGCCAAGGCCAGCGGCGTTTACGAGGGGGAACTGTAA
- a CDS encoding S9 family peptidase, with protein sequence MRPVQHDDLLKFKFLSRPAFSPDGGKIAYVVSSANFDKNNYDSALWLYDLAADSGRQLTFTNSEKFFAWSRDGRELIFASGRGDVPKDSTRFYALPLDGGEARELFTIDRPASAIADLGGGRWLVTATFEPVYDNPEGADYYVIEQLPFTANGKGFVCQRRTGLAVYDAASGGFTRVTPEHMEVARCHLSDDGRKALLVAVEYTDVKPTTNHVYELDLGTGELSCLSEGLTFGFKDAGWYKDGVLVTGSDQKTVGVNQNIQFFFLKGKKLDAVTPALDSSLRNAVGSDCRYNTADQEGGFAVEGGRVIYCATEGFRSRLYALEADGSISALTNGTDTVDNWDWKDGAAVMTGFKSLQLQELYLLENGRERQLTRHNEDVTKELQLSAPEHVSYENEGWQLDGWYMKPVGYEEGRKYPTILHIHGGPKSAFGGVYFHEMQCWASRGYAVIYCNPRGGDGRPGGFDDIRGFYGVKDYSDIMAFTKWCVANLPFVDEKNVGVTGGSYGGYMTNWIVTQTDFFKAAAAQRPISNWVSKFGSCDIGYYYVEDQHGGRPWDAREQAWQESPLKHVANVKTPLLLIQSQEDFRCERDQSFQMFTALKVLGVECRMCLFNGENHELSRSGRPKNRLARLREIAAWFDGHLKG encoded by the coding sequence ATGAGACCGGTACAACACGACGACCTGTTAAAGTTCAAGTTCCTCTCGCGTCCCGCGTTTTCGCCCGACGGCGGCAAGATCGCCTACGTGGTCAGCTCGGCGAACTTCGACAAGAACAATTACGACAGCGCCCTGTGGCTTTACGACCTCGCCGCGGACAGCGGGCGGCAGCTGACGTTCACGAACTCCGAGAAGTTCTTCGCCTGGAGCCGCGACGGGCGCGAGCTGATCTTCGCTTCCGGGCGCGGCGACGTGCCCAAGGACAGCACGCGCTTTTACGCGCTGCCGCTTGACGGCGGCGAGGCGCGCGAACTGTTCACGATCGACCGCCCGGCCAGCGCCATCGCCGACCTCGGCGGCGGCCGCTGGCTGGTGACGGCGACGTTCGAGCCCGTCTACGACAATCCCGAAGGCGCCGACTACTACGTGATCGAGCAGCTCCCTTTCACCGCCAACGGCAAGGGCTTCGTCTGCCAGCGCCGCACGGGGCTGGCCGTGTACGACGCCGCCAGCGGCGGCTTCACGCGCGTCACGCCCGAGCATATGGAAGTGGCGCGCTGCCATCTCAGCGATGACGGCCGCAAAGCCCTGCTCGTCGCCGTCGAGTATACGGACGTGAAGCCGACGACCAACCACGTCTACGAGCTCGACCTGGGCACGGGCGAACTGTCCTGCCTCAGCGAAGGGCTGACGTTCGGCTTCAAGGACGCCGGCTGGTACAAGGACGGCGTGCTGGTCACGGGCAGCGACCAAAAAACTGTCGGCGTGAATCAGAACATCCAGTTCTTCTTCCTTAAGGGCAAAAAGCTCGACGCCGTCACGCCCGCTCTCGACAGCAGCCTGCGCAACGCCGTGGGCAGCGACTGCCGCTACAACACGGCTGATCAGGAGGGCGGCTTCGCCGTCGAGGGCGGGCGCGTGATCTACTGCGCCACCGAGGGCTTCCGGAGCCGACTCTACGCGCTCGAAGCCGACGGCTCCATCTCCGCTCTCACCAACGGGACCGACACGGTGGACAACTGGGACTGGAAAGACGGCGCGGCGGTCATGACGGGCTTCAAGAGCCTGCAGCTGCAGGAGCTCTATCTGCTCGAAAACGGCCGCGAGCGTCAGCTGACGCGCCACAACGAAGACGTTACGAAGGAGCTTCAGCTCTCCGCGCCCGAACACGTGAGCTACGAAAACGAGGGCTGGCAGCTCGACGGCTGGTACATGAAGCCCGTGGGCTATGAGGAAGGCAGGAAGTATCCGACGATCCTGCACATCCACGGCGGCCCCAAAAGCGCCTTCGGCGGCGTCTATTTCCACGAGATGCAGTGCTGGGCTTCTCGCGGCTACGCCGTGATCTACTGCAACCCGCGCGGCGGCGACGGACGGCCCGGCGGTTTCGACGACATCCGCGGCTTTTACGGCGTCAAGGATTACAGCGACATCATGGCGTTCACGAAATGGTGCGTCGCCAACCTGCCCTTCGTCGACGAGAAGAACGTCGGCGTCACGGGCGGCTCCTACGGCGGCTACATGACCAACTGGATCGTCACGCAGACGGACTTTTTCAAAGCGGCCGCGGCGCAGCGACCGATCAGCAACTGGGTGTCGAAATTCGGCAGCTGCGACATCGGCTACTACTACGTGGAAGACCAGCACGGCGGCCGCCCGTGGGACGCGCGCGAACAGGCCTGGCAGGAATCGCCGCTCAAGCACGTCGCCAACGTCAAGACGCCGCTGCTGCTGATCCAGTCGCAGGAAGATTTCCGCTGCGAGCGCGACCAGTCGTTCCAGATGTTTACCGCGCTCAAGGTGCTGGGCGTGGAATGCCGCATGTGCCTGTTCAACGGCGAGAATCACGAGCTGAGCCGCTCCGGCCGCCCCAAGAACCGCCTCGCCCGCCTGCGCGAGATCGCCGCGTGGTTCGACGGCCATCTGAAAGGCTAG
- the citD gene encoding citrate lyase acyl carrier protein: protein MELKTTGVAGTLESSDVMVTLEPAPSGISLNLESTVINQYGRQIKETVLATLARLGVKNAAVTVSDHGALDCTITARVECAYYRGCQRDADGPYPWGGEIA, encoded by the coding sequence ATGGAACTGAAAACCACCGGCGTGGCCGGCACGCTCGAATCGAGCGACGTGATGGTTACGCTCGAGCCGGCGCCGTCGGGCATCAGCCTGAACCTTGAAAGCACCGTCATCAACCAGTACGGCCGCCAGATCAAAGAGACCGTGCTCGCCACGCTGGCGCGCCTCGGCGTGAAAAACGCCGCCGTCACCGTCAGCGACCACGGCGCGCTGGACTGCACCATCACGGCGCGCGTCGAGTGCGCCTATTACCGCGGCTGTCAGCGCGACGCCGACGGACCGTATCCCTGGGGAGGCGAGATCGCATGA
- a CDS encoding YadA-like family protein has protein sequence MEKGNTHGPHRSAPEAHGTKRNSSAVLKGGALAAVALGLMLLRPVPGAAAPDGVTTFVEPGNQNIRIGNDTQLRNNAATNGAVVIGDHAQIDDYVMQEGSIAIGKNAFVENMYGNQEKFFKFGQTDEKKWASSVAIGQNAYARSGSTMIGDHKYVGKLGDVEVDGSDVLNVKSRNVNINATTIGANSYNQGAFSSVLGTYSIISGKYNGSNWSSYVTQNMGANIVGSLNSIESNSSSSEVSGIANSVVGTANRTNNANGALIFGTGNEVENSIGAISGISMFTGGGNSAKEFADTLRGAVKSSEGGGAVLAIGGGNKANYAMTSQLIGVNNTLTGTNSDASRYNMINGYKNTGEKVKHTYVLGEENNVKDSEDVRVIGKKNTVTNSDRQNVFGDNNSITERDAGTVSGYQGIVRNSTSDLVIGMGNKISGNDTYMKGTESLTIIGNNNETTNPNSGIVIGDYQTFGTIKESVIIGSMTPEEKASGKREQGSGSVVVGYNAQSARGLSVAVGHSALALGHEGTVTGHNSVIESNDGFFPNIWSSIYGVNNKITSDGDTSNGVAGSIIGTWNKLDNADNSMVFGSGNIISHATGDMSSGLEGTFGQGAMTELLFRSGYQEGYSDQAAKAMGNFAATGGGSVLAVGNGNTSDYARRSQIIGTGNILNGTTNGVSSNNTVTGFQNTGINVNRVSVVGTGNSVSDGTADVVIGDYHQLSGGANNVVLGSMATREDVVSKTYTPSLGNSAGTPGGYTGIPIPYNVKAIVPDKTHTANVSNAVMLGYNTDVQKNGGVALGSESVSSVDAGVYGYNPATKKNIQNDAEIATLSGKTERLTQLNAALPGLESDYTTKKADYEGKVNDFLEKSAAYTQAYQTYHSYEHSGNQYDLARKKKMDDAKAAMDTAQAAMNSAKTGYTDAETKYDTARGERNLIVGTWKATAAAVSVGDVSKGVTRQITGVAAGTEDTDAVNVAQMKALNTAIANGAVRYYSVKSDKQGAGTNYANDGATGTDSMVIGISSSSSGNNSTVLGNNNTLAGVKNGRNNSIVVGQSLTVDGVHNAVFGTDYENYDNKITHVAGEQNTVLGVGNLVGYTAERNGTTWTYTKTGGGRGSDQNVAVGMKNTANGGSVVVGTDSEAENLGSSFGIANKIIGSNDNHGGGQWGVALGNKLTVSGEMAVAVGNESTAEGGWTVAIGAESATKKTMDVAMGWHANASGGWSMALGADSAANAQTATAVGGYGAKATTDAGVALGSYSVADTAANVQGYDPSTGAASTESGSAWQSTLGALSIGDKTTGRTRQITNVAAGFEDTDAVNVAQLRAAVSAAGGAATYKFTLSDSTTSPAHTVTLGQSATPDIKFVGANGVITTVAGGVVTIGLDPDAGQGGKWNLQTNGGPSIVVAKNNTVQFKNGSNIEITRDERDVTVRVVDAPTFAGKVTAKGFDATGNKIVNVARGDVTQTSADAVNGSQLWGVSSSVSNHLGGGSSVNPDGSVSAPTYVIRGGTYHNVGDALSAVDTQFTNIYNNFGSVYNQMGELRSEIKSTGALGSALAGLKPMQYDPVEPSQIMAGFGAYRGEYALALGFAHYLKEDFMVHAGVSVTHHGESMANAGLTWKIGRKEDKDQIPERYRSGPISSVYVMQKENAELQAEVSSLKHELVESKANQAREIAAVKAEMEARVERLERLLRASGKIR, from the coding sequence ATGGAAAAGGGAAACACGCATGGTCCGCACCGCTCCGCTCCCGAGGCGCACGGGACGAAAAGGAATTCGTCGGCCGTCCTGAAAGGCGGCGCGCTGGCGGCCGTGGCGCTCGGCCTGATGCTGCTGCGCCCCGTGCCGGGAGCAGCGGCGCCGGACGGCGTGACGACATTCGTCGAGCCGGGGAACCAGAACATCAGAATCGGCAACGATACGCAGCTTCGCAACAACGCGGCGACCAACGGCGCGGTCGTCATCGGCGACCACGCGCAGATCGACGATTACGTCATGCAGGAAGGCAGCATCGCTATCGGCAAGAACGCTTTCGTCGAGAACATGTACGGCAATCAGGAAAAATTCTTCAAATTCGGGCAGACAGATGAGAAGAAATGGGCGAGCAGCGTCGCCATCGGCCAGAACGCCTACGCCCGCTCCGGCAGCACGATGATCGGGGACCACAAATACGTCGGGAAACTCGGCGACGTGGAAGTCGACGGCTCCGACGTGTTAAACGTCAAATCGAGAAACGTGAACATCAACGCCACCACCATCGGCGCGAACAGTTACAATCAGGGAGCGTTTTCCTCCGTGCTCGGCACGTATTCCATCATTTCCGGAAAATATAATGGCAGTAATTGGTCTTCTTATGTTACACAAAATATGGGGGCCAATATCGTCGGTTCCCTGAACAGCATCGAATCGAACAGCTCTTCTTCGGAAGTTTCAGGGATCGCCAACAGCGTCGTCGGTACGGCGAACCGCACGAACAACGCCAACGGCGCCTTGATCTTCGGCACCGGCAACGAAGTGGAAAATTCGATCGGCGCGATATCGGGCATCAGCATGTTTACCGGCGGCGGAAATTCGGCCAAAGAGTTTGCCGACACGCTGCGCGGCGCCGTCAAATCGTCCGAAGGCGGCGGGGCGGTGCTGGCCATCGGCGGCGGGAACAAGGCGAACTACGCCATGACCTCGCAGCTGATCGGCGTCAATAACACGCTGACGGGGACAAACAGCGATGCCAGCCGCTACAACATGATCAATGGGTACAAGAATACCGGAGAAAAAGTAAAACACACGTATGTGCTGGGCGAGGAGAACAACGTCAAAGACAGCGAAGACGTACGGGTCATCGGCAAGAAGAATACCGTGACGAACAGCGACCGCCAGAACGTGTTCGGCGACAACAACAGCATCACGGAGCGGGATGCCGGCACCGTTTCCGGATATCAGGGCATCGTGCGCAACAGCACCTCGGATCTGGTCATCGGCATGGGCAACAAAATTTCCGGCAACGATACCTACATGAAGGGGACGGAAAGCCTCACCATCATCGGGAACAACAACGAAACGACCAATCCCAACTCGGGCATCGTAATCGGCGATTATCAAACATTTGGCACAATCAAGGAATCGGTAATCATCGGCTCCATGACACCGGAGGAAAAGGCGTCCGGCAAAAGGGAACAGGGCAGCGGCAGCGTTGTCGTGGGGTATAATGCGCAAAGCGCCCGGGGATTGAGCGTGGCGGTGGGACACAGCGCACTGGCTCTGGGGCACGAAGGAACTGTGACAGGACACAATTCTGTCATTGAAAGCAATGATGGCTTTTTTCCGAATATCTGGTCTTCCATTTATGGGGTAAATAATAAGATTACCTCGGACGGTGACACCTCAAATGGCGTGGCGGGCAGTATAATCGGCACCTGGAACAAACTGGATAATGCAGATAATTCCATGGTATTCGGTTCAGGAAATATCATTTCTCACGCCACAGGAGACATGTCAAGCGGACTGGAGGGAACATTCGGGCAAGGCGCTATGACAGAATTGCTTTTCCGCAGCGGTTATCAGGAAGGGTATTCGGATCAGGCTGCAAAAGCAATGGGTAATTTTGCGGCTACCGGCGGCGGCTCTGTCTTGGCTGTGGGTAACGGCAACACCTCTGATTATGCAAGGCGTTCTCAAATCATCGGAACGGGAAATATCCTGAACGGTACGACAAACGGCGTCAGCTCCAACAATACAGTGACGGGGTTCCAGAACACAGGAATCAACGTGAACCGCGTGTCCGTCGTAGGTACGGGAAACAGTGTGTCTGACGGAACGGCTGACGTGGTGATCGGCGATTACCATCAACTGTCCGGCGGAGCGAATAATGTCGTTCTTGGCTCCATGGCAACCAGGGAAGATGTAGTGAGCAAAACCTACACGCCCAGTTTGGGAAATTCTGCCGGTACGCCGGGAGGATATACAGGCATACCGATTCCATACAATGTGAAAGCTATTGTCCCGGATAAGACACATACCGCCAATGTTAGCAACGCCGTCATGCTCGGCTACAATACGGATGTGCAGAAAAACGGCGGCGTAGCCCTCGGCAGCGAGTCTGTTTCCTCCGTGGACGCCGGGGTATACGGTTATAACCCCGCCACAAAGAAAAACATCCAAAATGACGCGGAAATAGCAACTTTGTCAGGAAAAACAGAAAGACTGACACAGCTGAACGCAGCATTACCCGGTTTGGAATCCGATTACACCACGAAGAAAGCGGACTACGAAGGAAAAGTCAATGATTTCCTGGAGAAGAGCGCCGCATATACACAGGCTTATCAGACTTATCACAGCTACGAGCATTCCGGTAATCAATATGATTTGGCACGCAAGAAAAAAATGGATGATGCCAAAGCGGCCATGGATACGGCTCAGGCAGCCATGAATTCCGCTAAAACCGGGTATACGGATGCGGAGACAAAGTACGATACCGCTCGCGGCGAAAGGAATCTGATTGTCGGCACCTGGAAAGCCACCGCAGCCGCCGTTTCCGTAGGCGACGTTTCAAAAGGCGTCACTCGCCAGATCACAGGCGTGGCGGCCGGCACGGAAGACACCGACGCCGTCAACGTGGCGCAGATGAAAGCTTTGAATACGGCCATAGCAAACGGCGCCGTCCGCTACTATTCCGTGAAGAGCGACAAACAGGGAGCGGGGACGAACTATGCCAACGACGGAGCGACCGGGACGGACAGCATGGTCATCGGCATTTCCTCCTCGTCTTCCGGCAACAACAGCACCGTCCTCGGCAACAACAACACGCTGGCGGGCGTCAAGAATGGAAGGAACAACAGCATCGTCGTCGGCCAGAGCCTGACCGTGGACGGCGTGCATAACGCAGTCTTCGGTACGGATTACGAGAATTACGACAATAAAATAACCCATGTGGCCGGTGAACAGAATACGGTCCTTGGCGTGGGGAACCTTGTGGGCTACACGGCGGAACGGAACGGCACCACATGGACATATACCAAGACCGGCGGGGGAAGAGGTTCTGACCAGAACGTGGCCGTCGGTATGAAGAATACGGCAAACGGCGGCAGCGTCGTCGTCGGTACCGACTCCGAAGCGGAAAATCTGGGCTCCTCTTTCGGCATTGCCAATAAAATCATCGGCTCAAATGACAATCACGGCGGCGGACAGTGGGGCGTGGCGCTGGGGAATAAACTGACCGTATCCGGCGAAATGGCAGTGGCTGTCGGCAATGAAAGTACGGCGGAAGGGGGCTGGACCGTTGCCATCGGAGCGGAAAGCGCAACGAAAAAGACCATGGATGTCGCCATGGGTTGGCATGCAAACGCTTCCGGCGGCTGGTCGATGGCGCTGGGCGCAGACAGCGCGGCAAACGCGCAGACCGCTACCGCTGTCGGCGGCTATGGAGCGAAAGCTACAACGGACGCTGGCGTAGCGCTGGGCTCCTACAGCGTGGCGGATACGGCTGCGAACGTGCAAGGCTATGATCCTTCCACCGGAGCCGCGTCCACGGAGAGCGGCAGCGCGTGGCAATCCACCTTGGGCGCGCTTTCCATCGGCGACAAGACGACAGGACGCACCCGCCAGATCACCAACGTCGCAGCCGGTTTTGAAGATACCGACGCCGTCAACGTCGCCCAACTTCGGGCGGCCGTCTCCGCCGCAGGCGGGGCCGCGACCTACAAATTCACCCTCAGCGACTCCACAACGTCTCCCGCGCACACGGTCACGCTCGGACAAAGCGCGACGCCGGACATCAAGTTCGTCGGCGCCAACGGCGTCATTACCACCGTCGCGGGCGGCGTCGTCACGATCGGCCTCGATCCCGACGCGGGGCAGGGCGGCAAATGGAACCTTCAGACCAATGGAGGACCGTCGATCGTCGTCGCCAAGAACAATACCGTCCAGTTCAAGAACGGCAGCAACATTGAAATTACCCGCGACGAAAGAGACGTGACCGTGCGCGTCGTCGACGCGCCCACCTTCGCCGGCAAAGTCACCGCCAAAGGCTTCGACGCGACCGGCAACAAGATCGTCAACGTCGCCAGGGGAGACGTCACTCAGACCAGCGCCGACGCGGTCAACGGCTCGCAGCTCTGGGGCGTGTCGTCGAGCGTCTCCAATCACCTCGGCGGCGGCTCCTCTGTCAACCCTGACGGCTCCGTCTCCGCCCCCACCTACGTCATCCGCGGCGGCACGTACCATAACGTCGGCGACGCCCTCAGCGCCGTCGACACCCAGTTCACCAACATCTACAACAACTTCGGCAGCGTCTACAACCAGATGGGCGAACTGAGAAGCGAAATCAAGAGCACCGGCGCGCTCGGCTCCGCGCTCGCCGGACTGAAACCGATGCAGTACGACCCCGTCGAGCCCAGCCAGATCATGGCCGGCTTCGGAGCGTACAGAGGCGAGTACGCGCTGGCCCTCGGCTTCGCGCACTACCTGAAAGAAGACTTCATGGTCCACGCCGGAGTGTCCGTCACGCACCACGGCGAGTCGATGGCCAACGCCGGCCTGACGTGGAAGATCGGCCGCAAGGAAGACAAAGACCAGATCCCCGAACGCTACCGCTCCGGCCCGATCAGCAGCGTCTACGTGATGCAGAAGGAGAACGCCGAGCTGCAGGCCGAGGTGTCTTCGCTCAAGCACGAACTCGTCGAGAGCAAAGCCAATCAGGCGCGAGAGATCGCCGCGGTCAAGGCGGAAATGGAGGCGCGCGTGGAGCGCCTCGAGCGCCTGCTGCGCGCTTCGGGCAAGATCAGATAA
- a CDS encoding membrane dipeptidase, giving the protein MDITPELKERAQALHRDCFVADAHYDLLNLLAAKRLEGGRTDVFRTDYLEKIRAGGVDLLISSIFIDDRHVPEMALRRALDQIACMHEELAQCPDLVLCRGVAEIRAARAAGKIALLLSFEGVEPLGNDLNLLRAFYELGVRGIGIVWSRRNYAADGCFFQPRREGRKGGLTDFGARLADEAERLGMYLDVSHLNDEGFWDLCALTKRPFIASHSNCRALTPVARNLTDEQIAALAQRGGVMGMNACSDFVRLDAGSAGRADPDELAAHGAHVKQIAGAEHLCFGFDFCDEFRIGNSREPKDAVPFYDESWRLTAGLLARGFSEDEVRGALGENLLNFLERTIG; this is encoded by the coding sequence ATGGACATCACCCCGGAATTGAAGGAGCGGGCGCAGGCGCTGCACCGTGATTGCTTTGTGGCCGACGCGCACTACGACCTGCTCAACCTGCTCGCCGCCAAGCGCCTCGAGGGTGGCAGGACGGACGTTTTCAGGACGGATTATCTGGAAAAGATCCGCGCCGGCGGCGTCGACCTGCTGATCTCGTCGATCTTCATCGACGACCGGCACGTGCCGGAAATGGCGCTGCGCCGCGCCCTCGACCAGATCGCCTGCATGCACGAGGAGCTGGCGCAGTGTCCCGATCTGGTCCTGTGCCGCGGCGTCGCGGAGATCCGCGCCGCCCGCGCGGCGGGGAAGATCGCCCTGCTCCTGTCGTTTGAAGGAGTGGAACCGCTGGGCAACGACCTCAATCTGCTGCGCGCCTTTTACGAGCTGGGCGTGCGCGGCATCGGCATCGTCTGGAGCCGCCGCAACTACGCCGCCGACGGCTGCTTCTTCCAGCCGCGGCGCGAAGGGCGCAAGGGCGGCCTGACGGATTTCGGCGCGCGGCTGGCCGACGAGGCGGAACGGTTGGGCATGTATCTGGACGTTTCGCACCTCAACGACGAGGGGTTCTGGGATCTCTGCGCGCTCACCAAACGTCCGTTCATCGCTTCCCACTCCAACTGCCGCGCGCTGACGCCGGTGGCGCGCAACCTGACCGACGAGCAGATCGCCGCGCTCGCGCAGCGCGGCGGCGTCATGGGCATGAACGCCTGCAGCGACTTCGTGCGGCTCGACGCGGGCAGCGCGGGGCGCGCGGATCCCGACGAGCTGGCGGCGCACGGCGCGCACGTCAAACAGATCGCCGGCGCGGAACATCTGTGCTTCGGCTTCGATTTCTGCGACGAGTTCCGTATCGGCAACAGCCGCGAACCGAAGGACGCGGTGCCGTTCTACGACGAGAGCTGGCGGCTGACGGCCGGGCTTCTGGCCCGCGGCTTCAGCGAGGACGAAGTTCGCGGCGCGCTCGGCGAAAACCTGCTGAACTTTTTGGAGCGCACAATCGGCTAA